One Setaria viridis chromosome 7, Setaria_viridis_v4.0, whole genome shotgun sequence genomic region harbors:
- the LOC117863880 gene encoding uncharacterized protein codes for MKFKAFFTDDGISLLDKRFLPAMDKVGRVCHVFLTPTHAMLLHNLLGATAAGPDGGGPQCVAQFAKDLLFREYNLSSRNGNQIAFSVEVALLHRALRSVLAVHAQPPAAGDAAGAAAIQVRLVNKLPAGSRSATPFLTFETKGARAAVVQDVPISRPLSRSDVERLQAALDAAKDLPQTLVQVPDLPQLQSLVDRLKNVGDVLTVAVTQYGDLHLQVSTSLVTVGSEFRKLRVIGDRANAPVGDQNLTASTRMDMAVERGEALSVQVNMKHLVKSLHCHFAKPDYTFYGIAPGGACLTVVFQYFIPGTRLADKSISFYCRLPVLDP; via the exons ATGAAGTTCAAGGCCTTCTTCACCGATGATGGCATCTCCCTCCTCGACAAGC GGTTCCTACCTGCCATGGACAAGGTGGGGCGTGTCTGCCACGTCTTCCTCACGCCCACGCACGCCATGCTCCTCCACAACCTCCTCGGCGCCACGGCCGCGgggcccgacggcggcggcccgcaGTGCGTCGCGCAGTTCGCCAAGGATCTCCTCTTCCGGGAGTACAACCTGTCCTCGCGGAACGGGAACCAAATCGCCTTCTCCGTCGAGGTCGCGCTGCTCCACCGCGCGCTCCGCAGCGTGCTCGCAGTCCACGcgcagccgccggccgccggggacgctgccggcgccgccgcgataCAGGTGAGGCTCGTCAACAAGCTGCCCGCAGGGTCACGATCCGCCACGCCGTTCCTCACCTTCGAGACCAAGGGCGCCCGCGCGGCCGTCGTGCAGGATGTGCCCATCTCGCGGCCTCTCTCACGCTCCGACGTCGAGCGGTTGCAGGCCGCCCTTGACGCCGCCAAGGATCTCCCTCAG ACTCTAGTCCAGGTTCCTGATCTGCCACAATTGCAAAGCTTAGTGGATCGtctaaaaaatgttggtgaTGTGCTAACAGTAGCTGTTACGCAATATGGCGATCTCCATCTTCAAGTTTCCACTTCTCTTGTTACGGTTGGCTCTGAATTCAGGAAGCTTCGGGTTATTGGCGATCGTG CAAATGCACCTGTTGGCGATCAAAATCTGACAGCTTCGACTCGTATGGATATGGCGGTTGAGAGAGGGGAAGCACTTTCAGTG CAAGTGAATATGAAGCACCTTGTTAAGAGTCTACACTGTCACTTCGCCAAGCCAGACTATACCTTCTATG GCATTGCTCCTGGTGGTGCTTGCTTAACAGTGGTATTCCAGTACTTCATCCCGGGAACTAGATTGGCAGACAAGTCCATTAGCTTCTACTGCAGGCTTCCAGTCCTCGACCCTTGA
- the LOC117863879 gene encoding ABC transporter G family member 11 → MRPGGGDQQGGGDGTTPRSAAAGRAMVELQANASAAAAGGAMVVGLSPLSETLWRDSKALPPGAGPAALIGDVSARLTWKDLCVTVALGPGKTQTVLDELTGYAEPGSLTALMGPSGSGKSTLLDALAGRLAANAFLSGNVLLNGRKAKLSFGAAAYVTQDDNLIGTLTVRETIGYSALLRLPDKMPREDKRALVEGTIIEMGLQDCADTVIGNWHLRGVSGGEKRRVSIALELLMRPRLLFLDEPTSGLDSSSAFFVTQTLRGLARDGRTVIASIHQPSSEVFELFDMLFLLSSGKTVYFGQASQACEFFASAGFPCPPLRNPSDHFLRCVNSDFDKVKATLKGSMKARIERSDDPLDRMTTSEAIRKLIASYSRSQYYYAAREKVNDISRIKGTVLDSGGSQASFLMQACTLTKRSFINMSRDFGYYWLRLLIYLLVTVCIGTIYLDVGTKYTSILARAACSAFVFGFVTFMSIGGFPSFVEEMKVFQRERLNGHYGVASFVISNTISATPFLILICFLSGTICYFMVRLHPGFEHYIFFVLNLYASVTVVESLMMAIASVIPNFLMGIIIGAGIQGIFMLVSGYFRLPYDIPKPFWRYPMQYISFHYWALQGQCQNDMKGLVFDNQYPDQPKIPGDFILKYIFQINVDRSKWIDLSVIFSMIFIYRILFFLMIKINEDVLPWIRGHVARKRMQNKGPSATFGKTPSLRGYVVDPELGSNEG, encoded by the exons ATGAGACCGGGCGGCGGAGACcagcagggcggcggcgacggcacgaCGCCGCGGTCCGCGGCGGCCGGTCGGGCCATGGTGGAGCTGCAGGCCaacgcgtcggcggcggcggcgggcggcgccatGGTGGTGGGGCTCAGCCCGCTCAGCGAGACGCTGTGGCGGGACAGCAAGGCGCTGccccccggcgccggccccgccgcgctCATCGGCGACGTGTCAGCAAGGCTCACCTGGAAGGACCTCTGCGTCACCGTGGCGCTGGGCCCCGGCAAGACGCAGACGGTGCTGGACGAGCTCACCGGGTACGCCGAGCCCGGCTCGCTCACCGCGCTCATGGGGCCCTCGGGCTCCGGCAAATCCACGCTCCTcgacgccctcgccggccgcctcgccgccaaCGCCTTCCTCTCCGGCAACGTGCTCCTCAACGGCCGCAAGGCCAAGCTCTCCTTCGGCGCCGCG GCGTACGTGACGCAGGACGACAACCTGATCGGGACGCTGACGGTGCGGGAGACGATCGGCTACTCGGCGCTGCTGCGGCTGCCGGACAAGATGCCGCGGGAGGACAAGCGCGCGCTCGTGGAGGGCACCATCATCGAGATGGGCCTCCAGGACTGCGCCGACACCGTCATCGGCAACTGGCACCTCCGCGGGGTCAGCGGCGGCGAGAAGCGCCGCGTCAGCATCGCGCTCGAGCTCCTCATGCGCCcgcgcctcctcttcctcgacgAGCCCACCAGCGGCCTCGACAG CTCGTCTGCGTTCTTTGTCACGCAGACGCTGAGGGGCCTGGCCAGGGATGGCAGGACAGTGATTGCCTCCATCCACCAGCCCAGCAGTGAGGTGTTCGAGTTGTTCGACATGCTCTTCCTGCTGTCCAGTGGCAAAACCGTCTACTTCGGCCAAGCATCCCAAGCATGTGAG TTCTTTGCTTCAGCCGGTTTCCCTTGCCCGCCTCTGAGGAATCCGTCTGACCATTTCCTGAGGTGCGTCAACTCTGACTTCGACAAGGTGAAGGCCACCCTCAAAGGATCAATGAAAGCAAGG ATTGAGAGGTCTGACGACCCCCTGGATAGGATGACCACATCAGAAGCCATCAGGAAGTTGATTGCATCATACAGCAGGTCCCAGTATTACTACGCCGCAAGGGAGAAAGTCAATGATATCTCGCGAATA AAAGGAACGGTGCTGGATTCAGGCGGCAGCCAGGCCAGCTTCCTGATGCAGGCTTGCACCCTGACCAAGCGTTCATTCATCAACATGTCACGGGACTTTGGGTATTACTGGCTCAGGCTCCTGATCTATCTCCTTGTGACCGTTTGCATCGGCACAATATACCTGGACGTCGGCACCAAATACACATCCATCCTG GCCAGGGCTGCCTGTTCTGCGTTCGTCTTTGGGTTCGTCACATTCATGTCCATTGGAGGGTTCCCTTCATTTGTCGAAGAAATGAAG GTTTTCCAGCGGGAACGGCTCAATGGGCACTATGGTGTTGCATCGTTTGTCATCAGCAACACTATCTCAGCAACGCCGTTCCTGATTCTAATATGCTTCTTGTCGGGAACCATATGTTACTTTATGGTGCGCCTTCATCCTGGTTTTGAACACTATATCTTTTTCGTGTTGAACCTCTACGCCAGTGTCACCGTGGTGGAAAGCTTAATGATGGCAATTGCCAGTGTCATTCCCAATTTTCTCATGGGTATCATCATAGGAGCTGGAATTCAG GGAATATTTATGCTGGTCTCGGGATACTTCAGACTTCCGTATGACATCCCAAAGCCATTTTGGAGATACCCCATGCAGTACATCAGCTTCCATTACTGGGCACTGCAG GGCCAATGCCAGAATGACATGAAAGGCCTCGTATTTGACAACCAGTACCCGGATCAACCCAAAATCCCTGGTGACTTCATCCTGAAGTACATCTTCCAGATCAATGTGGATCGGTCCAAGTGGATTGATCTGTCGGTTATATTCAGCATGATCTTCATCTACCGCATCCTGTTCTTCCTCATGATCAAGATCAACGAGGACGTGCTGCCATGGATCCGTGGCCACGTCGCCAGGAAAAGGATGCAGAACAAAGGCCCAAGCGCCACCTTCGGCAAGACACCCTCCCTACGAGGCTATGTTGTTGATCCAGAGCTTGGCTCCAATGAGGGCTAG
- the LOC117865080 gene encoding uncharacterized protein, with translation MKSSGVVLVLLLAIAMASCRLSLAATAAATHESGASIPAILGRELREFIARAGNMFRSSGADGWRAAATNATADADADAEAKNLRAVAASRRRRPARKSAGCVSAAACRKRRVICAKRCYRALRAASLTHVPSRCVVKCRKCVPTC, from the coding sequence ATGAAGAGCTCCGGCGTCGTGCTAGTGCTCCTGCTGGCCATCGCCATGGCGAGCTGCAGGCTCTCgctcgctgccaccgccgccgccactcacGAGAGCGGCGCCAGCATTCCCGCCATCCTGGGCCGCGAGCTGCGGGAGTTCATCGCCAGGGCCGGCAACATGTTCCGGTCGTCGGGGGCTGACGGCTGGCGCGCCGCGGCCACGAacgccaccgccgacgccgacgccgacgccgaggcgaAGAACCTGCGTGCCGTGGCGGCGtcccggaggcggcggcccgcCAGGAAGTCCGCGGGCTGCGTCAGCGCCGCGGCGTGCCGGAAGAGGCGCGTGATCTGCGCCAAGAGGTGCTACCGCGCCTTGCGCGCCGCCAGCCTGACCCACGTCCCCTCCCGATGCGTCGTCAAGTGCAGGAAGTGCGTGCCCACCTGCTAG
- the LOC117865081 gene encoding UPF0426 protein At1g28150, chloroplastic yields MATSTAAAALLRPCPGVPAALQLSERWSPRAVAGRTTRRRRGAAGVVRACFNPLGDERILREAIKEPVAFMGGVFAGLLRLDLNEDPLKEWITRTVEASGIAEENSSEESSEADQNDAPQQIEIE; encoded by the exons ATGGCGActtctactgctgctgctgctctgctccgCCCCTGCCCGGGAGTTCCCGCAGCG ttgcagttgtCGGAGAGGTGGTCTCCCCGTGCGGTTGCTGggcggacgacgaggaggagaaggggagcggcgggggtcgtgCGAGCTTGCTTCAACCCTCTCGGGGACGAGCGCATCCTCCGAGAAGCCATCAAG GAGCCAGTAGCATTCATGGGTGGTGTGTTTGCTGGCCTCTTGAGGCTTGACCTGAATGAGGATCCTCTCAAGGAATGGATCACTCGGACAGTGGAGGCTTCTGGAATAGCTGAGGAAAACAGCTCTGAAGAATCAAGTGAGGCAGATCAAAATGATGCACCTCAACAAATTGAAATTGAGTGA